TTTATCAGAGAGTTTGGCAATTTTCTAAATAACTGTAATTCGCTATCAATACTCAAGTATTCAGCAGTAATATTAAGACTTATGACTTCTAAATCGCTCATTTTAGGTGTTCTTCTCTGATAACTAATCAGTTGATTTTCTGAAAAAAGTCCTAAAACTTCCAAAATTCTTTCATATATTTGCTCTATGTTGTTCATTTATATCGTTTTATAGCAAAAACTCGTTGTGCATTTTAAATAATACTGATTTTCAGTCTAATAAACAACTCTTGTTTTTTTCATTTCATAATGCACAACGGGTTGTAAAAATATGTTTGTGCTAGGAGTGTCCTATGATTTTTCTTTAGGGAAAAAACTACAAGTTCAGAAGAAACTGGATAACCAGACTAGTGGAGCAGTAACTTTTTAGAGAGGGTTTAAGCTTTAAACCCTCTCCCAAAAGACAACTATTGATAGGTGGTAAATTACTATCCGCCAATGGCATCTTTTACATTATGCCAAGAACCTCCGTTAATTACATTTTCTATACCGTTTTGTTGTAGTAGGCTTTTGGCTTGTCCGCTACGCCCACCACTTAGACAGAAAACCACGATTTTATCTTTTCCTTTAAATTTAGAAATTTGAGAACTTATTTTATCCAAAGGGATATTTACTGCACCTTTAACACTGCCACTAGTAAACTCCGAAGCAGACTTTACATCTACTAGAAAAGCTCCTTGTTCCACTGCTTCTTTTATATCTTGTGAGCTAGTAGATGAAAACATATTTTTAAAACCCGTTGTGCATTATGAAATGAAAAAAACAAGAGTTGTTTATTAGACTGAAAATAAGTATATTGTTTTTGCTATAAAACGATATAAATGAACAACATAGAGCAAATATATGAAAGAATTTTGGAAGTTTTAGGACTTTTTTCAGAAAATCAACTGATTAGTTATCAGAGAAGAACACCTAAAATGAGCGATTTAGAAGTCATAAGTCTTAATATTACTGCTGAATACTTGAGTATTGATAGCGAATTACAGTTATTTAGAAAATTGCCAAACTCTCTGATAAACAAAATTGAAAGAAGTGTTTACAATAAGCGAAAACGAAGACTATCCCTACAAACAGAGCAAATTAGACAGCGTATTTCGATGGAGTTCAATGAGTTTGAAGATATTTTTATCGTTGATAGCATGCCAATGAAAGTTTGTGAAAACGCTCGTTCTACTCGTTCAAAAATTTGTAAAGAGCAATCCTATTCTTCACCAACATATGGTTATTGTGCTTCACAGAAATTATATTTCTATGGCTATAAACTACACGCAGTATGTTCTTTAAATGGTGTGATTAAGAATTTTGATATAAGCCCTGCATCCGTTCACGACATCCACTATTTAAAAGATATTGGTGAGCAAATGCGAAACTGTACTTTAATTGGAGATAGAGGCTATTTATCAGCAAAAGTTCAAATAGATTTATTTAACTATGCTAATATTAAATTAGATACACCAATGAGAAGTAATCAGAAAGATTATATTCCTCAATTTTCATTGTACAAGAAAAAGCGAAAACGAATTGAGACATTTTTCTCTCAACTTTGCGACCAATTTATGATTAAAAGAAACAATGCTAAAACTTTTGAAGGCTTTAAAACAAGGATAATCAGTAAAATAACCGCCGCAACGGTTATTCAATATATCAATAAATTTATCTTCCAAAGAAAATTAAATCATCTAAAAATCAGTATTATTTAAAATGCACAACGAGTTTTTAAACATTCCGAACATATCATTATTTTTTTAACCCGTTGTGCATTATGAAATGAAAAAAACAAGAGTTGTTTATTAGACTGAAAATCAGTATATTGTTTTTGCTATAAAACGATATAAATGAACAACTTAGAGCAAATATATGAAAGAATTTTGGAAGTTTTAGGACTTTTTTCAGAAAATCAACTGATTAGTTATCAGAGAAGAACACCTAAAATGAGCGATTTAGAAGTCATAAGTCTTAATATTACTGCTGAATACTTGAGTATTGATAGCGAATTACAGTTATTTAGAAAATTGCCAAACTCTCTGATAAACAAAATTGAAAGAAGTGTTTACAATAAGCGAAAACGAAGACTATCCCTACAAACAGAGCAAATTAGACAGCGTATTTCGATGGAGTTCAATGAGTTTGAAGATATTTTTATCGTTGATAGCATGCCAATGAAAGTTTGTGAAAACGCTCGTTCTACTCGTTCAAAAATTTGTAAAGAGCAATCCTATTCTTCACCAACATATGGTTATTGTGCTTCACAGAAATTATATTTCTATGGCTATAAACTACACGCAGTATGTTCTTTAAATGGTGTGATTAAGAATTTTGATATAAGCCCTGCATCCGTTCACGACATCCACTATTTAAAAGATATTGGTGAGCAAATGCGAAACTGTACTTTAATTGGAGATAGAGGCTATTTATCAGCAAAAGTTCAAATAGATTTATTTAACTATGCTAATATTAAATTAGATACACCAATGAGAAGTAATCAGAAAGATTATATTCCTCAATTTTCATTGTACAAGAAAAAGCGAAAACGAATTGAGACATTTTTCTCTCAACTTTGCGACCAATTTATGATTAAAAGAAACTATGCTAAAACTTTTGAAGGCTTTAAAACAAGGATAATCAGTAAAATAACCGCCGCAACGGTTATTCAATATATCAATAAATTTATCTTCCAAAGAAAATTAAATCATCTAAAAATCAGTATTATTTAAAATGCACAACGAGTTTAAATAAATCTATTTGAACTTTTGCTGATAAATAGCCTCTATCTCCAATTAAAGTACAGTTTCGCATTTGCTCACCAATATCTTTTAAATAGTGGATGTCGTGAACGGATGCAGGGCTTATATCAAAATTCTTAATCACACCATTTAAAGAACATACTGCGTGTAGTTTATAGCCATAGAAATATAATTTCTGTGAAGCACAATAACCATATGTTGGTGAAGAATAGGATTGCTCTTTACAAATTTTTGAACGAGTAGAACGAGCATTTTCACAAACTTTCATTGGCATGCTATCAACGATAAAAATATCTTCAAACTCATTGAACTCCATCGAAATACGCTGTCTAATTTGCTCTGTTTGTAGGGATAGTCTTCGTTTTCGCTTATTGTAAACACTTCTTTCAATTTTGTTTATCAGAGAGTTTGGCAATTTTCTAAATAACTGTAATTCGCTATCAATACTCAAGTATTCAGCAGTAATATTAAGACTTATGACTTCTAAATCGCTCATTTTAGGTGTTCTTCTCTGATAACTAATCAGTTGATTTTCTGAAAAAAGTCCTAAAACTTCCAAAATTCTTTCATATATTTGCTCTATGTTGTTCATTTATATCGTTTTATAGCAAAAACAATATACTGATTTTCAGTCTAATAAACAACTCTTGTTTTTTTCATTTCATAATGCACAACGGGTTTTTTTAGTTAAACTTTAATTTGATTATTTCTCTTACAAAGGAAGGTTAATCTAGCTTAACTAACTGTAACTTGGGTTACATATTTGGAAAACGGAACTTAAGTCTATCTAAACTAAGTGTAGTACTTATCTAAGAATGCAAAAAATTCATCCATTCTATAAAAGTTATTTAGGGCTAAAAATAAGGTCAGCAACCCTAAAAGCAACTGAAGCCCTAGTGTAGCATTGGTGTTTTTTCGGTAAGAGTGTAAAAGCCACCCCAAAATTAGAGGAATAACGAATACAAAATGTCCTCCGTAGATGTAGGAAGTATGTAGCCCGAATTTTAAGACACAATGTATCATAATATCCACAAGAAAAGACAACATCAGAACTTGAACGAGCGGCTTTCTGAACCCTCTTAAATATCCCCAAATAACGAGTATAAAAAGTAGCCCCACAAATACATAAGAGAGGTTAGAGGTATAGACTTCCATAAATAAGGCTTTGTAGTG
This Riemerella anatipestifer DNA region includes the following protein-coding sequences:
- a CDS encoding rhodanese-like domain-containing protein, which produces MFSSTSSQDIKEAVEQGAFLVDVKSASEFTSGSVKGAVNIPLDKISSQISKFKGKDKIVVFCLSGGRSGQAKSLLQQNGIENVINGGSWHNVKDAIGG
- a CDS encoding IS982-like element ISRa1 family transposase gives rise to the protein MNNIEQIYERILEVLGLFSENQLISYQRRTPKMSDLEVISLNITAEYLSIDSELQLFRKLPNSLINKIERSVYNKRKRRLSLQTEQIRQRISMEFNEFEDIFIVDSMPMKVCENARSTRSKICKEQSYSSPTYGYCASQKLYFYGYKLHAVCSLNGVIKNFDISPASVHDIHYLKDIGEQMRNCTLIGDRGYLSAKVQIDLFNYANIKLDTPMRSNQKDYIPQFSLYKKKRKRIETFFSQLCDQFMIKRNNAKTFEGFKTRIISKITAATVIQYINKFIFQRKLNHLKISII
- a CDS encoding IS982-like element ISRa1 family transposase — encoded protein: MNNLEQIYERILEVLGLFSENQLISYQRRTPKMSDLEVISLNITAEYLSIDSELQLFRKLPNSLINKIERSVYNKRKRRLSLQTEQIRQRISMEFNEFEDIFIVDSMPMKVCENARSTRSKICKEQSYSSPTYGYCASQKLYFYGYKLHAVCSLNGVIKNFDISPASVHDIHYLKDIGEQMRNCTLIGDRGYLSAKVQIDLFNYANIKLDTPMRSNQKDYIPQFSLYKKKRKRIETFFSQLCDQFMIKRNYAKTFEGFKTRIISKITAATVIQYINKFIFQRKLNHLKISII